The Algoriphagus sanaruensis genome window below encodes:
- a CDS encoding prolyl oligopeptidase family serine peptidase, with amino-acid sequence MRKQLLLLWLFAFTIQVALAQDAPNPMSWKDVATWKSMPGGGYKLSPDGQWMAYILTGIEADGELILQKTADPESKKSFPIGNASFASFEFSDNSQWIAFKEYPKFVEKQANEKAKGKPLKDKVHLLKLGTDDKKTFEGVGGFSFNGQAATHLVINLPKEGNGDAKGSDLLIYHLAAGKSQNLGNVREHAVNKAGTHLAYTVDAANSQGNGLYLLTMASNSIQVLDSDEAGYQSINWTEKGDAFAALKMKKDKKYKQDKGAVLGVKNLSNPQVTLYEPAKDSTGFDQNYTITPNRRPMWSEDLTRLFYGIHPLVLAEKEKPKKEINADSVKAAEAENLAKIMADTTIKSISDLQKAIGKLNSGKSEDKKANDAKKPDMTIWHWQDDRLQSRQKVLENMDKNYSFWAMYDVVGKKHIALQDSSMRDLNILPQEHFALGSDQQKYELDINLNGQQYRDYYLVDLKTGAKTLLFENFYQPSFASMPRPSTDGKKLLYGKDGNFYIYDILAQTHTNITEKLPVTFVNTEDDHNVEKPMQNPLGWSSDSQYVLLRDGWDIWQIALSGKESPVNLTQNGRAQKIRYQYRFSLDEEEKGIDLRKTTYVRMYGENTKKSGIATLAPAKKGGLAAGVKVLSWEDANIQGLAKAEKASVFTFTKENSNAPTQVYLTDASLSNPKQITENAPDASKFAWSAGVKLIDYVTTKGDSLQAALFLPAGYVEGQKYPTVVYYYEKLSQTLHNWANPGYSGTGWNPSLYTSNGYAVLIPDIVYKMDDPGMSAVWAVLPAVDAAIKTGVIDESKMGLHGHSWGGYQTSFLITQTNRFKAAAAGAPLTNMISMYDLIYWNTGGGNMSIFEASQGRFLGGPWENWEAYERNSPIYHVKNVQTPLLMLHNDKDGAVDFTQGVEYYNALRRLKKPVIMVQYLGENHGLGKLENRKDYSVRMMEFFDHHLKGLPAPDWMSKGVPRLKLGQHLEERAF; translated from the coding sequence ATGAGAAAACAATTACTTCTTCTTTGGCTTTTTGCCTTCACCATTCAGGTGGCATTGGCCCAAGACGCACCCAACCCCATGTCCTGGAAAGACGTGGCCACCTGGAAATCCATGCCTGGCGGAGGATACAAGCTTTCCCCTGACGGCCAATGGATGGCTTATATCCTAACAGGAATTGAAGCAGACGGCGAATTGATTCTCCAAAAGACGGCTGATCCGGAGAGCAAAAAGTCCTTCCCGATCGGGAATGCCAGCTTTGCCAGCTTCGAATTCAGTGACAACAGTCAGTGGATTGCCTTCAAGGAATACCCAAAGTTTGTCGAAAAACAGGCCAATGAAAAAGCCAAAGGGAAACCACTCAAAGACAAAGTGCACCTGCTTAAGCTCGGCACGGACGACAAGAAGACATTTGAAGGAGTTGGTGGATTTTCTTTCAATGGACAAGCTGCCACTCACTTGGTCATCAATCTTCCCAAAGAAGGAAATGGGGACGCTAAAGGCTCCGACCTCCTGATCTACCACCTAGCCGCCGGCAAATCTCAAAACCTCGGCAACGTGCGAGAGCATGCCGTTAATAAAGCAGGAACTCACCTTGCCTACACCGTCGATGCGGCTAATTCTCAAGGAAATGGTCTGTATCTACTCACCATGGCAAGCAACTCTATTCAGGTACTGGACTCGGATGAGGCTGGCTATCAAAGCATCAACTGGACTGAAAAAGGAGATGCTTTTGCTGCGTTAAAGATGAAAAAAGACAAGAAGTACAAGCAGGACAAGGGGGCAGTTTTAGGTGTGAAAAACCTTTCCAATCCTCAAGTTACGCTTTACGAGCCTGCAAAAGACTCGACTGGCTTTGATCAGAACTACACCATTACTCCAAATCGAAGACCGATGTGGTCAGAGGATTTGACCAGATTGTTCTACGGCATTCATCCCTTGGTATTGGCAGAAAAAGAAAAGCCAAAAAAAGAAATCAATGCTGATTCGGTGAAAGCCGCAGAAGCTGAAAACTTGGCTAAAATCATGGCTGATACGACAATCAAGTCAATTTCTGACCTGCAGAAAGCCATCGGTAAACTCAATTCAGGAAAGTCTGAAGATAAGAAAGCCAATGATGCCAAGAAGCCCGATATGACTATCTGGCATTGGCAAGACGATCGTCTACAGTCTCGTCAAAAGGTACTGGAAAACATGGATAAGAATTACAGCTTTTGGGCCATGTATGATGTAGTAGGCAAAAAGCATATCGCGCTTCAAGATAGTAGTATGCGTGACCTCAACATCCTTCCTCAGGAGCATTTTGCACTGGGTTCGGATCAGCAAAAGTATGAGCTAGACATCAATCTCAACGGTCAGCAATACCGAGATTACTATCTGGTGGATTTGAAGACAGGGGCGAAAACTTTGCTTTTTGAAAATTTCTACCAGCCATCGTTTGCTTCCATGCCTAGGCCTTCTACAGATGGTAAAAAGTTGCTCTATGGCAAAGACGGGAATTTTTATATCTATGATATCCTAGCCCAAACTCACACGAATATCACCGAAAAGCTCCCGGTGACTTTTGTCAATACCGAAGACGATCACAATGTGGAAAAGCCTATGCAAAACCCATTGGGTTGGAGTTCGGATAGCCAATATGTATTGCTTCGGGATGGTTGGGATATTTGGCAGATTGCCTTATCAGGAAAAGAAAGTCCGGTTAATCTTACCCAGAACGGAAGAGCCCAAAAGATTCGGTACCAGTACAGATTCAGCCTTGATGAGGAGGAAAAAGGAATCGATCTTCGCAAAACTACCTATGTCCGCATGTATGGCGAAAACACCAAGAAAAGCGGAATAGCTACCCTGGCTCCTGCCAAAAAAGGAGGACTTGCAGCCGGAGTCAAGGTGTTGTCTTGGGAAGATGCCAACATTCAAGGTCTAGCCAAAGCGGAAAAAGCATCAGTTTTCACCTTTACCAAGGAAAATTCCAATGCTCCAACTCAAGTCTATTTGACTGATGCTAGCTTGAGCAATCCCAAGCAGATTACTGAAAATGCCCCCGATGCAAGCAAATTTGCTTGGTCTGCCGGAGTAAAATTGATCGATTACGTGACGACCAAGGGAGATTCGCTTCAGGCTGCACTATTCCTTCCAGCTGGCTATGTGGAAGGTCAAAAGTACCCAACCGTGGTGTATTACTACGAGAAGCTTTCACAGACTCTTCACAACTGGGCCAATCCAGGATACAGCGGAACAGGCTGGAATCCTTCTCTTTACACAAGCAATGGCTATGCGGTATTGATTCCAGATATCGTCTACAAAATGGATGATCCAGGAATGTCTGCCGTATGGGCTGTGCTTCCGGCAGTTGACGCTGCGATCAAAACAGGCGTAATCGACGAAAGCAAAATGGGTCTTCATGGTCATAGCTGGGGTGGCTACCAGACCTCTTTCCTGATCACCCAAACCAACCGATTCAAAGCTGCTGCTGCAGGTGCACCGCTGACCAATATGATCTCCATGTATGATTTGATCTATTGGAATACGGGAGGGGGAAATATGTCGATCTTCGAAGCATCACAAGGAAGATTCCTTGGAGGTCCTTGGGAAAACTGGGAGGCTTATGAGCGAAATAGCCCAATTTATCATGTGAAAAATGTGCAGACTCCACTTCTTATGCTTCACAATGACAAGGACGGAGCCGTAGATTTTACACAAGGAGTGGAATATTACAATGCCCTACGCCGATTGAAAAAGCCGGTCATCATGGTTCAGTATTTAGGCGAAAATCACGGCCTCGGTAAACTTGAAAACCGAAAGGACTACAGCGTCCGCATGATGGAATTCTTCGATCACCATCTGAAAGGGCTTCCTGCACCGGATTGGATGAGCAAAGGTGTGCCGAGATTGAAGTTGGGCCAACATCTAGAAGAAAGAGCCTTCTAA
- a CDS encoding acyl-CoA dehydrogenase family protein, whose amino-acid sequence MLDFASNENQRMIAQMIRDFGAKEITPFRKDWDDRSHFPLDVFKKLGELGLMGVLVPTEYGGSGFGYFEYVTAIAELAKLDPSVGLSMAAHNSLCTGHILMFGNEEQKRKYLPKLATCEWLGAWGLTEPNTGSDAGNMRTVAKKDGEYYVINGAKNLITHGYSGDVAVVIARTGEVGDSHGMTAFIVERGTPGFQGGRKEDKLGMRASETAEMIFEDCRIHESQVLGKVGEGFIQSMKILDGGRISIAALSLGIAQGALEAAIQYSKERHQFNKPISNFQGISFKLADMATQVEAASLLTFKAADLKNKGQKVTLAGAQAKLYASEVAVSVANEAVQIFGGYGFTKDYPVEKYYRDAKLCTIGEGTSEIQKLVISREVLK is encoded by the coding sequence ATGTTAGATTTTGCAAGCAATGAAAATCAGCGGATGATCGCCCAAATGATCCGTGATTTCGGAGCCAAAGAGATCACTCCCTTCCGCAAGGATTGGGACGATAGATCCCATTTTCCACTGGATGTTTTTAAAAAACTCGGCGAACTCGGCCTGATGGGCGTACTCGTCCCCACTGAATATGGAGGTTCGGGTTTTGGCTATTTTGAGTATGTGACGGCAATCGCTGAACTCGCCAAACTGGATCCATCCGTAGGCCTTTCTATGGCTGCACATAATTCCCTTTGTACCGGACATATCCTAATGTTTGGTAATGAAGAACAAAAGCGAAAATATCTACCCAAACTTGCCACTTGCGAATGGTTGGGTGCATGGGGCCTGACCGAACCAAATACAGGCTCAGATGCCGGAAATATGCGAACCGTCGCCAAAAAGGACGGGGAATACTATGTCATCAATGGAGCCAAAAACCTCATCACGCACGGGTATTCAGGAGATGTGGCCGTAGTCATTGCTCGGACGGGAGAGGTGGGTGACAGCCATGGGATGACTGCTTTTATTGTCGAAAGAGGGACTCCCGGCTTCCAAGGTGGCCGCAAAGAGGACAAGCTTGGGATGCGGGCCTCGGAGACAGCTGAGATGATCTTTGAGGACTGCCGAATCCACGAAAGTCAGGTACTCGGGAAAGTCGGGGAAGGCTTTATCCAATCGATGAAAATCCTGGATGGAGGCCGAATTTCCATTGCAGCACTCTCTTTGGGAATTGCCCAAGGTGCCTTAGAAGCTGCCATCCAATATTCCAAAGAGCGTCATCAATTCAATAAACCGATTTCCAATTTTCAGGGCATTTCCTTCAAGTTGGCAGATATGGCAACTCAGGTTGAGGCTGCAAGCCTCCTGACTTTTAAAGCTGCTGATCTGAAAAACAAAGGTCAAAAAGTAACGCTAGCAGGTGCTCAAGCTAAACTTTACGCCTCTGAGGTGGCAGTCTCTGTAGCCAATGAGGCTGTGCAGATTTTTGGAGGTTATGGTTTTACCAAGGATTATCCGGTAGAAAAATACTATCGCGATGCCAAGCTGTGCACCATCGGAGAAGGGACTTCGGAGATTCAGAAGCTGGTTATCTCCAGAGAGGTGTTGAAGTAA
- a CDS encoding tetratricopeptide repeat-containing sensor histidine kinase produces MKVRLLLPLIYLGFWITTQAQSPRYIIDSLGLQLREATSPEDRVGIYSELTWYWAMVNLDSALAYGNQGLELAQKIGDQSKIAQAYSDLGNAYNQLGEFDLAKNAYRTALQIRTALGDSTGMAGSKSNLASIHQRLYQTDSAMAYYVEALSYYEKVGNDRYVNFIKNNLGVLHEDLRNYPKALEFYEEVAEYREKNEMIQDLAMLYNNMGNIYKNTKSYDRSEEYLKKALKNGLQVGDSLVISVTYLNLASMYNAADRPDEAILAAETGIKIAEKVNSKYDQAMMQYALGNSYSKKKQYLKAKSAFQSAISVLEKLNAQDEVSSIQLRMIPIFAALNMPDSAQYYTDLYIDYRNTLTEKQIEQFTAELQTKYETEKKDQEIASQQLAIRNKNIQLYGSLFLALALGIVGYLLYSQQKLKNRQLQQEAELKAALAQLETQNKLQEQRMLISRDLHDNIGAQLTFIISAIENLKYFEPIKEQLTARYDSIANFTKQTITELRDTIWAMNSGQVSWESLTGRIQDYLQKARQSTPSIDFSFEKDPSIAGDQTINSSDSIQILRIIQEAVQNAVKYSGAKVVHVQVRKSADGFQIEISDDGKGFEESAINPGNGLYNMRKRAEELGGLLELNSNPGKGTQITLRWKE; encoded by the coding sequence ATGAAAGTTCGTTTGTTGTTACCGCTGATTTACCTAGGATTTTGGATCACTACTCAGGCTCAGAGTCCACGGTATATTATTGATAGCCTAGGCCTGCAGCTCAGAGAAGCTACCTCACCTGAGGATAGAGTGGGTATTTACTCTGAGCTTACTTGGTATTGGGCAATGGTCAATTTGGATTCCGCACTTGCCTACGGAAATCAGGGGCTAGAATTGGCTCAGAAGATAGGCGATCAGTCGAAAATTGCCCAGGCCTACAGTGATCTTGGAAATGCCTACAATCAATTGGGGGAGTTTGATCTGGCTAAAAATGCCTATCGAACTGCCTTACAAATTCGGACAGCATTGGGTGATTCGACAGGGATGGCTGGGAGTAAAAGCAATCTTGCTTCCATTCATCAGCGCTTGTACCAGACGGACTCTGCGATGGCCTATTATGTGGAGGCATTGTCCTACTACGAAAAAGTTGGAAATGATCGATACGTGAATTTTATAAAAAATAACCTGGGAGTTCTACATGAGGATCTTCGAAATTATCCCAAGGCATTGGAATTCTATGAAGAGGTGGCGGAGTATAGGGAGAAGAATGAAATGATCCAGGATTTGGCCATGCTGTACAACAACATGGGTAATATTTATAAAAACACTAAATCTTACGATAGATCGGAAGAGTATCTCAAAAAGGCTCTGAAAAATGGTCTTCAGGTCGGAGACTCTTTGGTCATTTCAGTGACCTATCTGAATCTAGCGTCAATGTACAATGCCGCAGATCGTCCAGATGAGGCAATCCTAGCCGCGGAAACTGGGATTAAAATCGCAGAAAAAGTCAATTCCAAATATGACCAAGCCATGATGCAGTACGCTCTGGGAAACTCATATTCTAAAAAGAAGCAATACCTCAAGGCAAAATCTGCTTTTCAGTCCGCTATTTCAGTGCTTGAAAAATTGAACGCACAGGATGAAGTCTCCTCGATTCAATTGCGGATGATTCCAATTTTTGCTGCGTTGAATATGCCTGATAGTGCGCAATATTATACTGACTTATACATCGACTACCGAAATACCCTCACCGAAAAACAAATTGAACAGTTCACTGCTGAGCTTCAAACCAAATACGAAACCGAAAAGAAAGACCAAGAAATAGCTTCACAACAGCTCGCCATACGAAATAAAAACATTCAATTGTATGGCTCCTTGTTTTTAGCCTTGGCTTTGGGAATAGTCGGTTACTTGCTGTATAGTCAGCAAAAATTAAAAAACCGGCAACTCCAACAAGAAGCTGAACTCAAAGCCGCTTTAGCTCAACTCGAAACCCAAAACAAGCTTCAAGAACAGCGGATGCTCATTTCCCGTGATCTCCATGATAATATAGGCGCTCAACTCACATTCATCATTTCTGCCATCGAAAACCTCAAATATTTTGAGCCCATCAAAGAGCAATTGACCGCGCGGTATGACAGCATTGCCAACTTTACCAAGCAGACGATTACCGAACTCAGAGATACGATCTGGGCGATGAATAGTGGGCAGGTTAGTTGGGAGTCGCTCACTGGAAGGATTCAGGATTACCTTCAGAAAGCCCGACAGTCTACGCCTTCCATTGATTTTTCATTTGAAAAAGATCCTAGTATTGCTGGGGACCAAACGATCAATTCCTCAGATAGCATCCAGATTTTGAGAATTATCCAAGAGGCAGTCCAAAATGCTGTCAAATATTCAGGAGCAAAAGTTGTCCATGTTCAGGTGCGAAAAAGTGCGGATGGATTCCAGATTGAAATTTCAGATGATGGAAAGGGATTCGAGGAAAGCGCCATCAACCCTGGAAATGGACTTTACAATATGCGAAAGCGTGCCGAAGAACTAGGAGGCTTGCTTGAATTGAATTCTAATCCTGGAAAGGGGACCCAAATTACCCTCCGTTGGAAAGAATAA